One genomic region from Longimicrobium sp. encodes:
- a CDS encoding DUF3597 domain-containing protein, which produces MGIFGNILSSLGLGSRPAAPAAPASTPSPAGDSVTGTPGAGAIPAPAPVAVVDVVADLEKRAAAYPGKLNWRYSIVDLLTLLGIDSSYAARKELATELHCPPELMDDSAKMNTWLHKTVLTRIAANGGNIPGDLLD; this is translated from the coding sequence ATGGGCATCTTCGGCAACATCCTATCCTCGCTCGGCCTGGGCTCCCGTCCCGCTGCTCCCGCTGCTCCCGCCAGCACCCCTTCGCCGGCTGGGGATTCCGTTACCGGGACCCCGGGTGCCGGAGCGATCCCCGCCCCCGCGCCGGTTGCGGTCGTGGACGTGGTAGCCGATCTGGAGAAGCGTGCGGCGGCATACCCTGGGAAGCTCAACTGGCGGTATTCCATCGTCGACCTGCTCACCCTCCTCGGCATCGACAGCAGCTACGCGGCGCGCAAGGAGCTGGCGACCGAACTGCACTGCCCGCCCGAGTTGATGGACGACTCCGCCAAGATGAACACGTGGCTGCACAAGACCGTGCTGACCCGCATCGCCGCCAACGGCGGCAACATTCCGGGCGATCTGCTCGACTGA
- a CDS encoding DUF937 domain-containing protein: protein MQITDILNQAGGIGAIAQQLGIPETQASAGAAALLPAILGGFKKQAQSSPGGPEGLGGLLGQLGGPSLADQVVSPGPTDAAPGDAVLGQIFGSKEVSRTVAQSASTQTGLDPALLKRMLPLLAMLVAGYMARQGGGAGAVSAGGGALGGLLGGLLGGQGSPASGAQGGGGLGAMLDLNGNGNPLDDILDMAARARGR from the coding sequence ATGCAGATCACGGACATTCTGAATCAGGCGGGTGGCATCGGCGCCATCGCCCAGCAGCTCGGCATCCCCGAGACACAGGCGTCGGCGGGTGCGGCGGCGCTCCTTCCCGCGATCCTCGGTGGCTTCAAGAAGCAGGCACAGTCGTCGCCAGGCGGCCCGGAGGGACTCGGCGGACTGCTCGGTCAACTGGGAGGCCCCAGTCTGGCGGATCAGGTCGTCAGCCCTGGCCCCACTGACGCTGCCCCCGGAGATGCCGTGCTGGGCCAGATCTTCGGCTCGAAGGAGGTGAGCCGCACCGTGGCCCAGTCTGCCTCCACGCAGACCGGGCTGGATCCCGCGTTGCTGAAGCGGATGCTGCCGCTTCTCGCCATGCTGGTAGCCGGGTACATGGCGCGCCAGGGCGGCGGCGCGGGAGCCGTATCGGCGGGTGGAGGTGCACTGGGTGGGCTGCTCGGCGGGTTGCTGGGAGGACAGGGATCGCCTGCGTCGGGCGCGCAGGGGGGCGGCGGCCTTGGGGCCATGCTTGACCTGAACGGGAACGGCAACCCGCTGGACGACATCCTCGACATGGCGGCGCGGGCGCGAGGTCGGTAG
- a CDS encoding PadR family transcriptional regulator: MSTTDLVHGPLHLMILKTLSWGPMHGYAVARWIRDTTDDVLQIEEGSLYPALHRMEQRGWVEAEWGTSENNRRAKFYRLTAEGRAHLKAESPNWLRFAQAVGKVLLVTDQPALRPA; the protein is encoded by the coding sequence ATGAGCACGACCGACCTGGTCCACGGACCGCTGCACCTTATGATCCTGAAGACGCTGTCGTGGGGGCCGATGCACGGCTACGCAGTGGCGCGCTGGATCCGCGACACCACGGACGACGTGCTGCAGATCGAGGAGGGATCGCTGTACCCCGCGCTGCACCGCATGGAGCAGCGCGGGTGGGTGGAGGCGGAGTGGGGGACCAGCGAAAACAACCGGCGGGCCAAGTTCTACCGCCTCACCGCGGAGGGACGGGCCCACCTCAAGGCCGAGTCGCCCAACTGGCTGCGGTTTGCGCAGGCGGTGGGGAAGGTGCTGCTCGTCACGGACCAGCCCGCGCTGAGGCCCGCATGA
- a CDS encoding ABC transporter permease, giving the protein MTPPLWRRYLRIAGPDVAADVEAELNFHLEMLVDENVARGMTPEEARRAALARFGERGGVERECRELGERQERSRRRTEWVDALWSDLRFAVRQLRVNRGFTAVAVLTLALGIGGTTAIFSAVHSVLLRPLPYADADRIVVLQETSRGEPGPVSAGHFSDWRQRTTSYEAIAAFDAFSFNLAPPGAEPERVYGGRVTPAYFQVVAMRPALGRYFLPGEDEPGRDRVAVLSHPLWTRMGADAGIVGKPVRLNGEVYTVVGVAPAAYTLSAQEEALWVPLVFTPEQRGNYGAHGLLVLGKLKPGVTRDRAEEELLRVTRGINGEHPEETPLRERSARLQGFHDMVLGGARAPFLVLLVSVGFILLLAVVNVANLLLARAQVRAKEISIRAALGAGQRRIVRQLLTESVVLSLAGGVAGLVVAWLGIRLLVRMASEGVPRLGDAALSVPVLAFAFVVAVGSGVLFGLAPALRVTRTDLQGTLREGGRTGSMGTPRDRLRRGLVVGELALALVLLVGAGLTIRSSLLLNQVHPGFDPAGVLSATLSLPEAGYPDAARVAAAQARLVEELRAVPGVQSAGAVNSLPLASGGANVGLQVEGRTWRPGEMPQVDFRVVTPGYLETMRIPLRAGRLVGEGDHATAPKVVVISEELARRLWPGENAVGKRVGCCTGDPPEWREVVGVVGAVRHHGLGEAVQPEMYVPFRQSPWPERTVSLVSRGANPAALAPALRRAVRAVDPTLALSGVQTMDDVVADTLAGPRFSALLLTGLALVGLMLAVMGIYGMISYFVSQRTHEIGVRLALGATARDVVRLVVREGVVMGATGLAVGAVAALAVARLLRTLLFGVTTADPVVLAASCAVLFGAALLASYLPARRAARVDPQVSLR; this is encoded by the coding sequence ATGACCCCGCCGCTGTGGCGGCGCTACCTGCGCATCGCCGGCCCGGACGTGGCCGCGGATGTGGAGGCGGAGCTCAACTTCCACCTGGAGATGCTCGTGGACGAGAACGTGGCGCGGGGGATGACCCCGGAAGAGGCGCGGCGCGCGGCGCTGGCGCGCTTCGGCGAGCGCGGCGGGGTGGAGCGGGAGTGCCGGGAGCTGGGCGAGCGGCAGGAGCGCTCCCGCCGACGCACCGAGTGGGTGGACGCCCTGTGGAGCGACCTGCGCTTCGCCGTGCGCCAGCTGCGGGTGAACCGGGGGTTCACGGCGGTGGCGGTGCTCACGCTGGCGCTGGGGATCGGAGGGACCACGGCCATCTTCAGCGCGGTGCACTCGGTGCTCCTGCGCCCCCTCCCCTACGCGGACGCGGACCGGATAGTGGTGCTGCAGGAGACATCGCGCGGGGAGCCGGGACCGGTCTCCGCCGGGCACTTCTCGGACTGGCGCCAGCGCACCACCTCGTACGAGGCGATCGCTGCCTTCGACGCGTTCAGCTTCAACCTGGCCCCCCCAGGGGCGGAGCCGGAGCGGGTGTACGGTGGGCGGGTGACGCCCGCCTACTTCCAGGTGGTGGCCATGCGGCCGGCGCTGGGGCGCTACTTCCTCCCCGGCGAGGACGAGCCCGGCCGCGACCGGGTGGCGGTGCTCAGCCACCCCCTGTGGACCCGCATGGGCGCGGACGCGGGGATCGTGGGGAAGCCGGTGCGGCTCAACGGCGAGGTGTACACGGTGGTCGGGGTGGCCCCGGCCGCGTACACCCTTTCCGCGCAGGAGGAGGCGTTGTGGGTGCCGCTGGTGTTCACCCCGGAGCAGCGCGGCAACTACGGCGCCCACGGGCTGCTGGTGCTGGGGAAGCTGAAGCCGGGGGTCACCCGCGACCGAGCGGAGGAGGAGCTGCTGCGCGTCACCCGTGGCATCAACGGCGAGCACCCGGAGGAGACGCCGCTGCGCGAGCGCTCGGCCCGGCTCCAGGGCTTCCACGACATGGTCCTGGGGGGCGCCCGGGCCCCGTTCCTGGTGCTCCTGGTCAGCGTGGGCTTCATCCTCCTCCTGGCGGTGGTGAACGTGGCCAACCTCCTCCTGGCGCGCGCACAGGTGCGTGCCAAGGAGATCTCCATCCGCGCGGCGCTGGGGGCGGGGCAGCGGCGCATCGTGCGCCAGCTCCTCACGGAGAGCGTGGTGCTGTCGCTGGCCGGCGGGGTGGCCGGGCTGGTGGTGGCGTGGCTGGGGATCCGGCTCCTGGTGCGGATGGCGTCGGAGGGCGTTCCCCGGCTGGGTGACGCGGCGCTGAGCGTGCCGGTGCTGGCCTTCGCCTTCGTGGTGGCCGTGGGGAGCGGGGTGCTCTTCGGCCTGGCGCCGGCGCTGCGGGTTACGCGCACGGACCTGCAGGGCACGCTGCGCGAGGGGGGGCGCACCGGCTCCATGGGGACGCCGCGCGACCGGCTGCGCAGGGGGCTGGTGGTGGGGGAGCTGGCGCTGGCGCTGGTCCTCCTGGTGGGGGCCGGGCTCACGATCCGCTCGTCCCTCCTCCTCAACCAGGTGCACCCCGGCTTCGATCCCGCGGGCGTCCTCTCCGCCACCCTTTCCCTGCCCGAGGCGGGGTACCCCGACGCGGCGCGGGTCGCGGCCGCGCAGGCGCGGCTGGTGGAGGAGCTGCGCGCCGTCCCCGGCGTGCAGAGCGCCGGGGCGGTCAACTCGCTCCCCCTGGCCAGCGGCGGCGCAAACGTGGGGCTGCAGGTGGAGGGGCGCACCTGGCGCCCCGGGGAGATGCCGCAGGTGGACTTCCGCGTGGTGACCCCGGGCTATCTGGAGACCATGCGCATCCCGCTGCGCGCCGGGCGGCTGGTGGGCGAGGGGGACCACGCCACCGCGCCCAAGGTGGTGGTGATCAGCGAGGAGCTGGCCCGCCGGCTGTGGCCCGGGGAGAACGCGGTGGGGAAGCGCGTGGGCTGCTGCACCGGCGACCCGCCGGAGTGGCGCGAGGTGGTGGGGGTAGTGGGCGCCGTGCGCCACCATGGCCTGGGGGAGGCGGTGCAGCCGGAGATGTACGTCCCCTTCCGGCAGAGCCCGTGGCCGGAGCGGACGGTGTCGCTGGTGTCGCGCGGCGCGAACCCGGCCGCCCTGGCCCCCGCGCTGCGCCGCGCCGTGCGCGCGGTGGACCCCACCCTGGCGCTCTCCGGCGTGCAGACGATGGACGACGTGGTGGCGGACACCCTGGCCGGCCCGCGCTTCAGCGCCCTGCTGCTGACCGGGCTGGCGCTGGTGGGGCTGATGCTCGCGGTGATGGGGATCTACGGGATGATCTCGTACTTCGTGAGCCAGCGCACCCACGAGATCGGGGTGCGGCTGGCGCTGGGCGCCACCGCGCGCGACGTGGTGCGATTGGTGGTGCGCGAGGGGGTGGTGATGGGCGCCACCGGGCTGGCGGTGGGCGCGGTGGCCGCCCTCGCCGTCGCGCGCCTCCTGCGTACCCTCCTCTTCGGCGTCACCACCGCGGACCCGGTGGTGCTGGCCGCGAGCTGCGCCGTGCTCTTCGGCGCCGCGCTCCTGGCCAGCTACCTCCCGGCGCGTCGCGCCGCGCGCGTGGACCCGCAGGTGTCGCTGCGGTAG
- a CDS encoding AAA family ATPase, which yields MQPIAFRIKDFRSIRDSGICPLSGDGITVLAGQNESGKTAVLSALRDFDIMPTEPPMTPEFLPEGDDEAEPQVAIQFSVEPDELAKLYLQSGMLAPPQFAGFIETATTIWITRDLTTNHFRFDPEIIAMWEGFDEDATSPEGESESNDDTPLEEGASAEEQQLKPASAEAHADELYTSWPIFVYFDSFSDALPRATVVSTLVARKGVPQIVIDFLELAEIDPNRLIQLSTDPKQLGNYLSRRNAVITGDFLTYWKQRTGGTNAVELHARSFRDEEGTLNLAFFVRDRVDQYPDQRSKGFLWFLSFYLRLAAAHKKVPNSTRILLVDEPGSYLHARAQRDILHLFEDRLAAGGQRIIYTTHSPYLLPAASLYRVRLVVKDPSKGTLVLDRLTHPALRGDEFADTLSPVLTSIGIDIQGALSFVRPKNLLVEGITDYLYLTRWATEFNPDIAEQINIFPCFGAGTIHTLASLLLGWGLQFAVLVDRDTAGTRAKDRLHRDLLIPPERIVQPKDAVAIEDVFSAEDFRKVLLALDPNFTLLPEERPSTAIERQKIDKVLLARRFSELHADGMEFTGKTRNAIQRLLKDIVTAVEHPG from the coding sequence ATGCAACCGATCGCATTCCGCATCAAGGACTTTCGTTCGATCAGGGATTCAGGGATCTGCCCCTTGTCGGGGGACGGGATCACGGTACTTGCGGGGCAGAACGAGTCAGGAAAGACTGCTGTGCTCTCGGCACTCCGTGACTTCGACATTATGCCGACGGAACCGCCGATGACTCCGGAGTTTCTCCCCGAGGGTGACGACGAAGCAGAACCTCAGGTGGCGATTCAGTTCAGCGTAGAACCCGACGAACTCGCAAAATTGTATCTTCAGTCAGGCATGTTGGCGCCCCCGCAATTTGCAGGATTCATCGAAACCGCGACGACCATTTGGATTACCCGTGACCTGACCACTAATCATTTCCGCTTCGACCCAGAAATAATAGCTATGTGGGAGGGATTCGATGAAGATGCTACTTCCCCAGAAGGCGAATCTGAAAGCAATGACGATACCCCTCTCGAAGAAGGGGCAAGCGCCGAGGAGCAACAACTCAAACCCGCATCTGCAGAAGCACATGCCGATGAACTGTACACCTCCTGGCCCATCTTCGTGTACTTCGACTCGTTCTCGGATGCTTTGCCTCGCGCAACGGTGGTGAGCACTTTGGTCGCTCGAAAAGGGGTTCCGCAGATCGTAATCGATTTTCTTGAACTCGCGGAGATTGATCCGAATCGCCTCATTCAACTCTCCACGGATCCCAAACAACTCGGCAATTATCTCAGCCGCAGGAACGCCGTTATCACGGGTGACTTCCTCACGTACTGGAAGCAGCGCACGGGCGGTACAAATGCCGTCGAGTTACATGCCAGATCGTTCCGGGATGAGGAAGGCACATTGAATCTCGCTTTCTTCGTGCGTGATCGCGTTGATCAGTACCCAGACCAGAGAAGTAAGGGCTTCCTTTGGTTTCTATCATTTTACCTGCGTCTCGCCGCCGCGCATAAGAAGGTTCCGAACTCCACCCGTATTCTGCTCGTGGATGAACCCGGCAGCTATCTCCACGCGCGAGCGCAGCGCGACATCCTTCATCTTTTTGAAGACCGACTTGCGGCAGGTGGCCAGCGGATCATCTATACTACCCATAGTCCATACCTGCTCCCGGCAGCTAGCCTCTACCGTGTTCGTCTTGTCGTGAAAGACCCGAGTAAGGGAACCTTAGTGCTCGATCGCCTCACCCATCCAGCGTTGCGCGGCGACGAGTTTGCAGATACGCTCTCACCCGTGCTGACCTCAATTGGTATAGACATCCAAGGAGCGTTGTCATTCGTTCGTCCAAAGAACCTACTTGTCGAGGGTATTACGGATTATCTGTATCTGACCCGGTGGGCCACGGAGTTCAACCCGGATATCGCAGAGCAGATCAACATTTTCCCTTGTTTCGGAGCAGGAACCATCCATACTTTAGCTTCATTGCTACTCGGCTGGGGATTGCAGTTCGCGGTTCTGGTCGATCGCGACACCGCAGGCACGCGGGCAAAGGATAGACTTCATCGCGACCTCCTTATCCCTCCCGAGCGCATCGTTCAACCCAAGGATGCCGTTGCTATCGAGGACGTTTTCTCCGCCGAGGACTTCCGCAAGGTGCTACTTGCACTCGATCCGAACTTCACGCTGCTGCCAGAGGAACGCCCGTCGACCGCGATTGAACGCCAGAAGATCGACAAGGTGCTTCTAGCCCGACGATTCTCCGAGCTTCATGCGGACGGGATGGAGTTCACCGGAAAAACACGGAACGCTATTCAGCGATTGCTGAAGGATATTGTAACTGCAGTAGAGCACCCCGGCTGA
- a CDS encoding glycosyltransferase family 9 protein encodes MDTRPPAPPDGDAVLVHLAAGVGNLVLATPLLVALYRMGYPVDLLLHADYPQAAELFGGWSVVRRVHAGRVPAGERYRHVIPAVPPFYWARHARPYDGRRDCVPRPPNALFARDEQGWYLGFAEALGWPRGERPAYTLPVSPSDAHGVTQATLVVAPGCKTGEMAAKRWPHFPALAQRFPDVVVVGTADDLRAFGGAAFGFPAHVRSLAGRLTLRETASVLAAAGAVVANDSGLGHLAGATGVPTLLLFGPTSERVLGPFPPNVAVLRAGLPCEPCWNGARLRACRARVDCLRSLDVAHVEREVRTVMGTLDEGLTPDPASIQVLMDAAPGARHDPEREAAVPAEDAPGYGRRIALVSLTRSGTLPARAAGEDDDSVPLVSCLMPTRDRRRFVPHAIDQFLGQDHPRRELVVVDDGADAVDDLIPSDPRIRYHRVERQATLGAKRNLACSLARGELLAHWDDDDWMPPHRLSTQLRALAARPAAGACGLSQLRFFDPVAGRAWEYRWPERARPWLAGGTLMFRRAAWERRPFPQINEGEDTRWVWALPAGAVAAIPDPGLYAALVHGGNTSRKRPGEARWHPIPLDVVRAPMGEAWSFYAALATPAHAVPA; translated from the coding sequence ATGGATACGCGGCCGCCGGCTCCTCCGGATGGAGATGCGGTGCTGGTGCACCTGGCCGCCGGGGTCGGCAACCTGGTGCTGGCCACGCCGCTGCTGGTGGCGTTGTACCGCATGGGGTACCCGGTGGACCTCCTGCTGCACGCCGACTACCCGCAGGCCGCGGAGCTCTTCGGCGGGTGGAGCGTGGTGCGCCGCGTGCACGCCGGCCGCGTTCCTGCCGGAGAGCGGTACCGGCACGTGATCCCCGCCGTCCCGCCCTTCTACTGGGCCCGGCACGCCCGCCCGTACGACGGCCGCCGCGACTGCGTCCCCCGCCCACCCAACGCCCTCTTCGCGCGCGACGAGCAGGGGTGGTACCTGGGTTTCGCCGAGGCGCTGGGATGGCCGCGCGGCGAGCGGCCGGCGTACACCCTTCCCGTGTCCCCGTCGGACGCGCACGGCGTGACGCAGGCGACGCTCGTCGTGGCGCCGGGGTGCAAGACGGGCGAGATGGCGGCCAAGCGCTGGCCGCACTTCCCCGCCCTGGCCCAGCGTTTCCCTGACGTCGTCGTGGTGGGCACGGCCGACGACCTGCGCGCGTTCGGCGGCGCCGCGTTCGGCTTTCCCGCGCACGTGCGCTCGCTGGCCGGGCGGCTGACGCTGCGCGAGACGGCCTCGGTGCTCGCGGCGGCAGGGGCGGTGGTGGCGAACGACAGCGGCCTGGGGCACCTGGCCGGGGCCACCGGCGTGCCCACCCTCCTCCTCTTCGGCCCCACCTCCGAGCGCGTGCTGGGCCCCTTTCCACCCAACGTCGCCGTTCTGCGCGCGGGCCTGCCCTGTGAGCCATGCTGGAACGGCGCGCGCCTCCGGGCCTGCCGAGCCCGCGTGGACTGCCTGCGCTCGCTCGACGTCGCACACGTGGAGCGCGAGGTCCGCACGGTGATGGGAACGCTGGACGAAGGACTCACGCCGGACCCGGCATCGATCCAGGTTCTGATGGATGCGGCTCCGGGAGCCCGGCACGATCCGGAGCGAGAGGCCGCGGTGCCGGCGGAGGATGCGCCCGGTTATGGACGAAGGATCGCGCTCGTCTCCCTCACCCGCTCGGGCACGCTCCCGGCACGTGCGGCGGGGGAGGACGACGATTCCGTCCCGCTGGTCTCGTGCCTGATGCCCACCCGCGACCGGCGGCGGTTCGTGCCGCACGCCATCGACCAGTTCCTGGGGCAGGACCACCCCCGCCGCGAGCTGGTGGTGGTGGACGACGGCGCCGACGCGGTGGACGACCTCATCCCGTCCGATCCGCGCATCCGCTACCACCGCGTGGAGCGGCAGGCCACACTGGGCGCCAAGCGCAACCTGGCGTGCTCGCTGGCCCGCGGCGAGCTGCTGGCGCACTGGGACGACGATGACTGGATGCCCCCGCACCGCCTATCCACGCAGCTGCGCGCCCTCGCCGCGAGGCCGGCGGCGGGCGCGTGCGGGCTGTCGCAGCTGCGGTTCTTCGACCCCGTCGCCGGGCGCGCGTGGGAGTACCGCTGGCCCGAGCGCGCGCGGCCCTGGCTGGCGGGCGGCACGCTGATGTTCCGGCGCGCCGCGTGGGAGCGGCGCCCGTTTCCCCAGATCAATGAGGGCGAGGACACCCGCTGGGTTTGGGCGCTCCCCGCGGGCGCCGTGGCCGCCATCCCCGACCCCGGCCTCTACGCCGCCCTGGTGCACGGCGGCAACACCAGCCGCAAGCGCCCGGGCGAGGCGCGCTGGCACCCGATCCCCCTGGACGTGGTCCGCGCCCCCATGGGCGAGGCCTGGAGCTTCTACGCCGCCCTGGCCACCCCCGCGCACGCAGTCCCCGCCTGA
- a CDS encoding class I SAM-dependent methyltransferase, whose product MPDLRCYLLTCGARVAAGVTRATLDSILRSDWGGPPTVCVDEAVGGDPKANQTENYRRVLERIAADRPGHALVLEDDVAVSRHLRANLERWGPVRDGRAPLLGILYNPTLAPRGDAPPVRDGFVADGDSVYGSQAFLITPDLADYCLRHWTDVPGLQDIKMSRLAARMDPNALVVHTPSLVEHVESGSTHGAGHHTAADFDPWWRAGDGAPPELRWDEVPGWFDWPCFYEQQVRALSHGSVVVEVGTLLGRSIIYLAQTMKAARKDLRLFAVDTFTGSPSDAAVLHVVEAHGGSLRAAFEDNLERSGAAAAVTVLPMDSLQAAREFCDASVDLLFLDGDHAEEALVNDLLWWLPRLKPGGVVAGHDIDTYPSVGRALDRMLGRGRYQVDHGQNLWVWRKG is encoded by the coding sequence ATGCCTGACCTGCGTTGCTACCTCCTTACCTGCGGCGCGCGGGTGGCCGCGGGGGTCACCCGGGCCACGCTCGACTCCATCCTGCGCTCCGACTGGGGCGGCCCTCCCACGGTGTGCGTGGACGAGGCGGTGGGGGGCGACCCCAAGGCCAACCAGACGGAGAACTACCGGCGCGTGCTGGAGCGCATCGCCGCCGACCGGCCCGGGCACGCGCTGGTGCTGGAGGACGACGTGGCGGTGAGCCGCCACCTGCGCGCCAACCTGGAGCGGTGGGGGCCGGTGCGCGACGGGCGTGCTCCCCTGCTGGGCATCCTCTACAACCCCACCCTGGCCCCCCGTGGCGACGCACCGCCGGTACGGGACGGGTTCGTCGCAGACGGGGACTCTGTGTACGGCAGCCAGGCGTTCCTCATCACCCCCGACCTCGCCGACTACTGCCTGCGGCACTGGACGGACGTCCCCGGGCTGCAGGACATCAAGATGTCGCGGCTGGCGGCGCGCATGGACCCGAACGCGCTGGTGGTGCACACGCCCAGCCTGGTGGAGCACGTGGAGTCCGGCTCCACCCACGGCGCCGGGCACCACACCGCCGCCGACTTCGACCCCTGGTGGCGCGCCGGCGACGGCGCCCCGCCCGAACTGCGCTGGGACGAGGTGCCCGGGTGGTTCGACTGGCCCTGCTTCTACGAGCAGCAGGTCCGCGCCCTGTCCCACGGCAGCGTGGTGGTGGAGGTGGGAACGCTGCTGGGGCGCTCCATCATCTACCTGGCGCAGACCATGAAGGCGGCGCGCAAGGACCTGCGCCTCTTCGCCGTCGACACCTTCACCGGCTCCCCCTCCGACGCCGCGGTGCTCCACGTGGTGGAGGCGCACGGGGGATCGCTGCGGGCGGCTTTCGAGGACAACCTGGAGCGCTCGGGCGCCGCCGCGGCCGTCACGGTGTTGCCCATGGACTCGCTGCAGGCGGCGCGCGAGTTCTGCGACGCCAGCGTGGACCTGCTCTTTCTGGACGGCGACCACGCCGAGGAGGCGCTGGTGAACGACCTCCTCTGGTGGCTCCCCCGGCTCAAGCCCGGCGGCGTGGTGGCGGGCCACGACATCGACACCTACCCGTCGGTGGGCCGCGCGCTGGACCGCATGCTGGGCCGCGGCCGCTACCAGGTGGACCACGGCCAGAACCTGTGGGTGTGGCGCAAGGGGTGA
- a CDS encoding methyltransferase domain-containing protein, with protein MESLSVAYYGYVSDTSGYGHTARGYVHALHRAGVELSVVDLSRHRHPPPDELVASLMGRPASPDVHLFHGIPTQWARLAFPLRNCVGMTVWETDAMPGQWRSALNHVQEVWLPCTHNVEVFGKGLERPVFRLPHPVFPPHANGDTPDPAAFLEVEDDEFVFYAVFAWQERKGPRETLDAYLSAFSAADRTVLLLKTDAASAAAARNEVEAARARHPSGARVALRAESWSDAGVEALHRRGDCYVSLHRGEGWGYPLFEAACRGTPVVATAWSGPMDYLDPAAHALVRCTLHPVRQPYQYYHPRMRWALPDVAHAAQLMRAVHADPAGARVRSAAAAERIRADFSLEAVGTAARDRLADVLRRADAPRWRRAAASAPPAEAKPAHAPFEGAIPVEWYDEDYFETGRKSNWSTGYSWKHFGGLFGETAAMLGELLPDAASFLDAGCAKGLLVRALRERGRDAWGFDGSAWAIDHAEPAARPYLARASVDEARYDRRFDVLVAAELLQTLTEAQIDAFLPRARRWTGTALVALIPSFDDEAQQAAPPPRGNDPSHVTLRTREWWHQRFLAAGWEQDPLHRNVETLFRRHALARRMGWKLFVYAPGTGPGEIR; from the coding sequence ATGGAATCCCTTTCCGTCGCCTACTACGGGTACGTGTCCGACACCTCGGGCTACGGGCACACGGCCCGCGGCTACGTGCACGCGCTGCACCGCGCGGGGGTTGAGCTGAGCGTGGTGGACCTGTCGCGCCACCGGCACCCGCCGCCGGACGAGCTGGTCGCCTCGCTCATGGGGCGCCCCGCCAGCCCGGACGTGCACCTCTTCCACGGCATCCCTACGCAGTGGGCGCGGCTGGCCTTTCCCCTTCGCAACTGCGTGGGGATGACGGTGTGGGAAACGGACGCCATGCCCGGCCAGTGGCGCAGCGCGCTCAACCACGTGCAGGAGGTGTGGCTCCCCTGCACGCACAACGTGGAGGTGTTCGGAAAGGGGCTGGAGCGCCCCGTCTTTCGCCTTCCCCACCCCGTCTTTCCGCCGCACGCCAACGGGGATACGCCCGACCCGGCCGCCTTCCTGGAGGTGGAGGACGACGAATTCGTCTTCTACGCCGTCTTCGCCTGGCAGGAGCGCAAGGGGCCGCGGGAGACGCTGGACGCCTACCTCTCGGCCTTTTCCGCGGCCGACCGCACGGTGCTGCTGCTCAAGACCGACGCCGCCTCGGCCGCCGCCGCGCGCAACGAGGTGGAGGCGGCGCGCGCGCGGCACCCCTCCGGCGCGCGCGTGGCGCTGCGGGCGGAAAGCTGGAGCGACGCGGGGGTGGAGGCGCTGCACCGCCGCGGCGACTGCTACGTGAGCCTGCACCGCGGCGAGGGGTGGGGATACCCGCTCTTCGAGGCCGCCTGCCGCGGCACGCCGGTGGTGGCCACCGCCTGGTCCGGGCCGATGGACTACCTGGACCCGGCTGCGCACGCGCTGGTGCGCTGCACCCTGCACCCGGTGCGCCAGCCGTACCAGTACTACCATCCGCGGATGCGCTGGGCCCTGCCCGACGTGGCCCACGCCGCCCAGCTGATGCGCGCCGTCCACGCCGACCCCGCGGGCGCCCGGGTGCGCTCCGCGGCCGCAGCGGAGCGCATCCGCGCCGACTTCTCGCTCGAAGCCGTGGGCACCGCCGCGCGCGACCGCCTGGCCGACGTGCTGCGCCGTGCCGACGCACCCCGCTGGCGCCGCGCCGCGGCGAGCGCGCCGCCGGCCGAGGCGAAGCCGGCGCATGCGCCGTTCGAGGGCGCCATCCCGGTGGAGTGGTACGACGAGGACTACTTCGAGACGGGGCGCAAGAGCAACTGGTCGACCGGCTACAGCTGGAAGCACTTCGGCGGCCTGTTCGGCGAGACGGCGGCCATGCTCGGGGAGCTGCTTCCGGACGCCGCCTCGTTCCTGGACGCGGGGTGCGCCAAGGGGCTGCTGGTGCGGGCGCTTCGCGAGCGCGGGCGAGACGCGTGGGGCTTCGACGGGAGCGCCTGGGCCATCGACCACGCCGAGCCCGCCGCGCGCCCGTATCTCGCCCGCGCCTCGGTGGACGAGGCCCGGTACGACCGCCGCTTCGACGTGCTGGTAGCCGCCGAGCTGCTGCAGACGCTCACCGAGGCGCAGATCGATGCCTTCCTCCCCCGCGCGCGGCGGTGGACAGGGACGGCGCTGGTGGCGCTCATCCCCAGCTTCGACGACGAGGCGCAGCAGGCCGCGCCCCCGCCGCGCGGCAACGACCCCAGCCACGTCACCCTGCGCACGCGCGAGTGGTGGCACCAGCGCTTCCTGGCCGCCGGATGGGAGCAGGACCCCCTGCACCGGAACGTGGAGACCCTCTTTCGCCGCCACGCCCTCGCCCGGCGCATGGGGTGGAAGCTGTTCGTCTACGCGCCCGGAACGGGGCCAGGAGAAATCAGGTGA